From uncultured Pseudodesulfovibrio sp.:
GAGCACCTGCGTCTTGTTGTCTTTCAACTGATGAGCCAACAACAGGAACAGGCAAAACCCATTGAGCCCCCACTCGAAAACTTGATTCCTGACACTCCAGCTGTGCTCCCCGGCCACGATCATCGACAATCCCAAAAGTGTGAAAAGGATTTTCAGGGGCAGTTGCTTTCTCGCCCAGAAACAGGCTGCGCCGGCAATTAACACCAAACCGGCCAAAACGGGCAGCACTGGAGCACTCATCAACGCGTATGCCCGGGTGATATGGGAAAAAACAAAATACGTCAGAGGAATTACGAAAGTAATGATGGTCTTCATTCATACTCCCCTAATTCTCAACATGGTTACTGGACAAAAAAGAAAACGGCCCCCGACACAATGGGAACGACACACCTTCAGGTTCAATTTCGAAAATGGGCAATCAGTCATGACGTCGGCATGGACGGAGATCAGTTTTCCCGGCCCTTGCGCACCACGCACGTCAATTCAGGCTCCAGCTTATTCAGGGTCAACAGCATTTTTGCAGTGGTCAAAACAATTTTCATATCCAAAAAGATGCTGAAATGTTTTGCGTAATACAAAGTGTACATTACCTTTTCAAAAACAGTGTTCACGCCAGTGTCTCTTCCGAGATGCAACTGCGCCCAGCCGGAGATTCCCGGCAGCAAGGGGTAACAGAGAGCGTAGTGCGGAATGTTGGTCGCATGGCGTTGCGAAACGATGGGCCGCGCCGGACGCGGACCAATAAAACTCATCTGCCCCATAAGGATGTTGAAAAGCTGCGGTAATTCGTCAAGACCGGTCTTTCGCAAGACTTTGCCAAGCGGCGTGATGAGGTCTTCGGCTACATTGGGCCACTGCAGGGAATCATCGTCGTGCAGACGCATTGTCCGAAGCTTGATCATCTTGAAAGGCTTGCGGTCCTTGCCGACCCGCTCTTGCACAAAAAACGCCGGTCCTTTCGACTCCTTACGAACAGCAATGGCCAACAGGGCTAACACGGGCAGGGTCGGAACAAGCAGAAGAAGAGCGAAAAACGTGTCAAAAAGCCGTTTACAGATGAACCGCCACTTGGCGGGCGGAACAAAAGCACTCTGAGTTACCCAATGCCCATCCTGCCTAAAGAGCGGTATTTTTTCGAGAACGCCCTCATAAAAGGAACCGATATCCGTCGTGGACAGTCCGTTCGAGTAACACTCCTGAATGAAACGATTAAACTTCTCCTCGTCAGGAAGCACCTGCCCCATGATCAGGAGGGGAACAAAGGAATTGTCTTCACAAAAAGTGATGAAATTTGCCAGTTCATCATTGGTCAGTTTCATGATCCCCTGTGTCATCGGGGATTCTGTCTCCATGAAGGCCGAGGCCATGGACCAATAACTCGGCAACTTTTCACAGAACTCAGCTAAGCCTGACTCCCAGTATGGTTCAAGAGCGACAAATACCGCCAGCATCTGTTTCTTCTGGCGAAAAAACCGCCATTCGACAATCCTGA
This genomic window contains:
- a CDS encoding sugar transferase, with amino-acid sequence MERSSIGFFRRTHWCFLDVVILVAVVCLVTMQLGLVGRFVLHNTLYWKQVSIFVTILLFFLWFFSAFYLRLNRPQSSLTRDIFALFNSILVSSLAMSAVYFLFKTWRPGYTLPFIIGGVLFVFLATVRIVEWRFFRQKKQMLAVFVALEPYWESGLAEFCEKLPSYWSMASAFMETESPMTQGIMKLTNDELANFITFCEDNSFVPLLIMGQVLPDEEKFNRFIQECYSNGLSTTDIGSFYEGVLEKIPLFRQDGHWVTQSAFVPPAKWRFICKRLFDTFFALLLLVPTLPVLALLAIAVRKESKGPAFFVQERVGKDRKPFKMIKLRTMRLHDDDSLQWPNVAEDLITPLGKVLRKTGLDELPQLFNILMGQMSFIGPRPARPIVSQRHATNIPHYALCYPLLPGISGWAQLHLGRDTGVNTVFEKVMYTLYYAKHFSIFLDMKIVLTTAKMLLTLNKLEPELTCVVRKGREN